From the genome of Hymenobacter cellulosilyticus, one region includes:
- a CDS encoding alpha/beta hydrolase family protein: protein MKAVVGWAPISSVNPRWPEAVMQQWKQDGVQFIENARTKQRMPLYYQLVEDFEANQPRLDIPGNVRDKLRQPLLIVHGDQDETLPVQMAHDLKSYKPDAELIIVPGAGHMFGGKHPWDENQLPELAQHVADKTIEFFRAHQ from the coding sequence GTGAAGGCCGTAGTCGGCTGGGCGCCCATCAGCAGCGTAAACCCGCGCTGGCCCGAAGCCGTGATGCAGCAGTGGAAGCAAGACGGGGTGCAGTTCATTGAAAATGCCCGGACCAAGCAGCGCATGCCGCTTTACTACCAGCTCGTGGAAGATTTCGAAGCCAACCAGCCCCGCCTGGACATTCCCGGCAACGTGCGCGACAAGCTGCGCCAGCCCCTGCTAATTGTGCACGGCGACCAGGACGAAACCCTGCCCGTGCAGATGGCCCACGACCTGAAAAGCTACAAGCCCGACGCCGAGCTAATCATTGTGCCCGGCGCGGGCCACATGTTCGGCGGCAAACACCCCTGGGACGAGAATCAACTGCCAGAGCTAGCTCAGCACGTTGCGGATAAGACCATCGAGTTTTTTCGCGCTCACCAATGA
- a CDS encoding alpha/beta hydrolase family protein, which yields MPTSAPILVEFLLSSPHHERPFAADARFRPDGHPKPVVVFVHGFKGFKDWGHFNVLADYFAAHGFVFVKLNLSHNGVVPGGTGDLEDLEAFGRNNFSLELGDLGCLLDYLTGPASVLPAAEADLSRIYLVGHSRGVASYC from the coding sequence ATGCCGACCTCCGCTCCTATTCTCGTCGAGTTTCTGCTTTCCTCGCCCCATCACGAGCGGCCGTTTGCCGCCGATGCCCGTTTCCGGCCCGATGGGCACCCCAAGCCGGTGGTGGTCTTCGTGCACGGCTTCAAGGGCTTCAAAGACTGGGGCCACTTTAACGTGCTGGCCGACTACTTTGCCGCCCACGGCTTCGTGTTTGTGAAGCTGAACTTGTCGCACAACGGCGTGGTGCCCGGCGGCACCGGCGACCTAGAAGACCTGGAGGCATTTGGCCGCAACAACTTCAGCCTGGAGCTGGGCGACCTGGGCTGCCTGCTCGACTACCTCACCGGCCCGGCCTCGGTGCTGCCCGCCGCCGAAGCGGACCTAAGCCGCATCTATTTGGTGGGCCACAGCCGCGGGGTGGCCTCGTACTGCTGA
- a CDS encoding polyprenyl synthetase family protein, with product MKSTLDVIQAPIAAEMEEFERKFRASMQTNVLLLDKIMGYIVKRKGKQIRPMFVFFTAKISGGDPLPEATFRGAALIELLHTATLVHDDVVDESNYRRGFFSINALWKNKIAVLVGDYLLSRGMALALENDDFNLLKIVNNAVRELSEGELLQIEKARRLDITEDIYFDIIRQKTASLIASCCAVGAASAGSDKETVERARLFGEKVGMAFQIKDDLFDFGTDEIGKPVGIDIKEKKMTLPLIYALQQADWLTKRRVIFNVKNNEGRRDRVQAVIDFVKKSGGLDYAITVMKRYRDEALSILHSFPESPSRTSLEQLINYTIEREK from the coding sequence ATGAAAAGTACCCTGGATGTCATACAGGCCCCCATTGCGGCCGAAATGGAGGAATTTGAACGCAAATTCCGCGCTTCCATGCAAACCAATGTGCTGCTGCTCGACAAAATCATGGGCTACATTGTCAAGCGCAAGGGCAAGCAGATCCGGCCGATGTTCGTGTTCTTCACGGCCAAAATCAGCGGCGGCGACCCGCTGCCCGAAGCTACTTTCCGTGGCGCGGCCCTGATTGAGCTCCTGCACACGGCCACCCTGGTGCACGACGACGTGGTGGATGAAAGCAACTACCGCCGGGGTTTCTTCTCCATCAATGCCCTCTGGAAAAACAAGATTGCGGTACTCGTGGGCGACTACCTGTTGTCGCGCGGCATGGCCCTGGCCCTGGAAAACGACGATTTCAACCTGCTCAAAATCGTCAACAACGCCGTGCGGGAGCTCAGCGAAGGCGAATTGCTGCAGATTGAGAAAGCCCGCCGCCTCGATATCACCGAGGACATCTACTTCGACATTATCCGCCAGAAAACAGCTTCCCTTATTGCCTCCTGCTGCGCCGTGGGGGCTGCCTCGGCTGGCTCCGACAAGGAAACGGTGGAGCGGGCCCGGCTCTTTGGCGAAAAAGTAGGCATGGCCTTTCAGATCAAAGACGACCTGTTCGACTTTGGCACCGACGAAATCGGCAAGCCCGTGGGCATCGACATCAAGGAGAAAAAGATGACCCTGCCGCTGATTTACGCCCTGCAGCAGGCCGACTGGCTGACCAAGCGCCGGGTTATTTTCAACGTGAAAAACAACGAAGGCCGCCGCGACCGGGTGCAGGCCGTCATCGACTTCGTGAAAAAATCCGGCGGCCTCGACTACGCCATTACCGTCATGAAGCGCTACCGCGACGAAGCCCTAAGCATCCTGCACAGCTTCCCCGAGTCGCCTTCCCGCACCTCACTCGAGCAGCTGATCAACTACACCATTGAGCGGGAAAAGTAA
- a CDS encoding cytochrome P450 encodes MAEPTAPAATAPRLPQMPRWQSILRSFALAKDPLPILDQALRRFGDTVRLYIGGVQPSILTQDPGLINHILQKNHRNYSKSKFTQGFSRYIGHGLLTNEGADWLRQRRLIQPGFHRQRVAGLTELMQQIIAETLAPLRQQAAANGAWWACRPMS; translated from the coding sequence ATGGCTGAACCTACTGCTCCCGCTGCTACTGCCCCGCGCCTGCCCCAGATGCCGCGCTGGCAATCCATTCTGCGCTCTTTTGCCCTGGCCAAAGACCCGCTGCCCATTCTGGACCAGGCCCTGCGCCGGTTCGGCGACACCGTGCGGCTTTACATTGGCGGGGTGCAGCCCTCTATCCTGACCCAGGACCCGGGCCTGATCAACCACATTCTGCAGAAAAACCACCGCAACTACAGCAAGTCCAAGTTTACGCAAGGCTTTTCCCGCTACATCGGCCACGGCCTGCTCACCAACGAGGGCGCCGACTGGCTGCGGCAGCGCCGCCTGATTCAGCCCGGCTTTCACCGGCAGCGCGTGGCGGGCCTCACGGAACTGATGCAGCAAATCATAGCTGAAACCCTGGCCCCGCTGCGCCAGCAGGCGGCGGCCAACGGGGCGTGGTGGGCGTGCCGGCCCATGAGCTGA
- a CDS encoding cytochrome P450, translating to MVGVPAHELMTQLTFRIIARSVFSTNFSGAELDRVARLITEIQAFYVRTIRQPYLNPWFRLRGRFRYHDQLTQELRTLLSRHIAARRRENDLPAATTPPDDLLQMLLDVRYEDTGLPMTDEQLLDEALILLIAGHETSANALTWLLYLLGQHPAEAEAIRAETAAVLASRGAGQASATFAFEELPRLGRALQAVQEAMRLYPPAWMVDRVALADDEYQGLRIPKGTLFSLYIYGLHHAPRHWQQPTEFQPQRFAPGQTPLVPGAYLPFGGGPRLCIGMQFALTEMQLVTLELLRHFEVELEPNQPVILTQPLITLRPKGDFQVRLRLR from the coding sequence GTGGTGGGCGTGCCGGCCCATGAGCTGATGACCCAGCTGACCTTCCGCATCATTGCCCGCTCGGTGTTCAGTACCAACTTTTCCGGGGCCGAGCTGGACCGGGTAGCCCGCCTGATTACCGAAATTCAGGCGTTCTACGTGCGCACCATCCGCCAGCCCTACCTGAATCCGTGGTTTCGGCTGCGAGGCCGGTTTCGCTACCACGACCAACTCACTCAGGAGCTGCGCACGTTGCTAAGTCGCCACATTGCCGCCCGTCGCCGGGAAAACGACCTGCCTGCGGCTACTACCCCGCCCGACGACCTGCTCCAGATGCTGCTCGACGTGCGCTACGAGGACACCGGCCTGCCCATGACCGACGAGCAGCTGCTAGACGAGGCCCTGATTCTGCTCATTGCCGGCCACGAAACCAGCGCCAACGCCCTGACCTGGCTGCTCTACCTGCTGGGCCAGCACCCCGCTGAAGCCGAAGCCATTCGGGCCGAAACCGCCGCCGTGCTGGCCTCCCGCGGAGCCGGGCAGGCGTCGGCTACTTTCGCCTTCGAGGAACTGCCCCGCCTGGGCCGGGCCCTGCAGGCCGTGCAGGAAGCCATGCGCCTCTACCCGCCGGCCTGGATGGTGGACCGCGTGGCCCTGGCCGACGACGAGTATCAAGGACTGCGCATCCCGAAAGGCACGCTGTTTTCGCTCTATATCTACGGCCTACACCATGCGCCCCGGCATTGGCAGCAGCCCACTGAATTCCAACCCCAGCGGTTTGCCCCGGGCCAAACGCCGCTGGTGCCCGGTGCTTATCTGCCTTTCGGCGGCGGGCCGCGCCTGTGCATCGGGATGCAGTTTGCCCTGACCGAAATGCAGCTCGTAACCCTGGAGCTGCTGCGCCACTTCGAGGTGGAGCTGGAACCCAATCAGCCGGTTATCCTGACCCAGCCCCTGATTACGCTGCGGCCCAAAGGAGATTTTCAAGTGAGGCTGCGGCTCCGGTAG
- a CDS encoding TlpA disulfide reductase family protein — MVLQVLGSWCPNCMDETNFLAPWYEKNKGRGVEIIGLGYERTPDQTLASQKLLKMKQRMNVGYDLAVAGVASKDSASKSLPQLAGVLAFPTTIFLDKKGEVRKVHTGFSGPGTGKYYQQEIADFNKTIDMLLKE, encoded by the coding sequence GTGGTGCTGCAAGTGCTAGGCTCGTGGTGCCCCAACTGCATGGACGAAACCAACTTCTTGGCTCCCTGGTACGAAAAGAATAAGGGCCGCGGGGTGGAAATCATTGGCCTGGGCTACGAGCGTACCCCCGACCAAACCCTGGCTTCGCAGAAGCTGCTTAAGATGAAGCAGCGCATGAATGTGGGCTACGACCTGGCCGTGGCCGGCGTGGCCAGCAAGGACTCGGCCAGCAAATCCTTGCCCCAGCTGGCCGGGGTATTGGCCTTCCCCACCACCATTTTCCTGGATAAGAAAGGCGAGGTGCGCAAGGTCCACACCGGCTTCTCGGGCCCCGGCACTGGCAAGTACTACCAGCAGGAAATTGCCGACTTCAACAAGACCATCGACATGCTGCTAAAGGAGTAG
- a CDS encoding TonB-dependent receptor plug domain-containing protein — MQNSRAQTQPTAPDTARTLPEVQVTYQAERRTPVTFLDLSGRELERRSVGQEPSFLLAETPGITAYSDAGSTQGYAYFRLRGIDQTRINTTLNGVPLNEPEDQGAYFSNYPDLLNSISKMQVQRGVGTTQNGTASFGGSIQLFSPSLRQDSASATVGLGYGSFNSYRAFAEYASGLRGRKALYVRASQLHSDGYKDRSANTSRSAFVSGGLFYDKTTWKLNVLAGHQQNQLAWLGVPDSVLAVNRRANVNGPENDRFDQGLVQFQNTWQPTAGTVVNTSVYASFLKGNYDFDLNSFLGLPSKAELYNYAFQSSFWGPTRPTPGSWVA; from the coding sequence GTGCAAAATAGCCGCGCCCAAACCCAGCCCACGGCCCCGGATACGGCCCGGACCCTGCCCGAAGTACAGGTGACTTACCAGGCTGAGCGTCGCACGCCCGTCACCTTTCTGGATTTGAGCGGCCGGGAGCTGGAGCGCCGCAGCGTGGGGCAGGAACCGTCCTTTCTGCTGGCCGAAACGCCCGGTATTACCGCCTATTCCGACGCCGGCAGTACCCAGGGCTACGCCTACTTCCGCCTACGCGGCATCGACCAGACCCGCATCAACACTACGCTGAACGGGGTGCCGCTCAACGAGCCGGAAGATCAGGGCGCGTATTTTTCCAACTACCCCGACCTGCTTAACTCCATCAGCAAGATGCAGGTGCAGCGGGGCGTGGGCACGACTCAAAACGGAACGGCCAGCTTCGGGGGCAGCATCCAGCTGTTTTCCCCGTCATTGCGCCAGGATTCGGCTTCGGCCACCGTGGGACTGGGCTATGGCTCCTTTAACAGCTACCGGGCCTTTGCCGAATATGCCAGCGGCCTGCGCGGCCGCAAGGCCCTGTACGTGCGGGCTTCCCAGCTGCATTCCGACGGCTACAAGGACCGTTCGGCCAATACGTCCCGCTCGGCCTTCGTGAGCGGTGGGCTGTTTTACGACAAGACTACCTGGAAGCTCAACGTACTGGCCGGGCACCAGCAAAACCAGCTGGCCTGGCTGGGCGTGCCCGACTCGGTGCTGGCCGTCAACCGGCGGGCCAACGTGAATGGGCCCGAGAATGACCGGTTCGACCAGGGGCTAGTGCAGTTCCAGAACACCTGGCAGCCGACGGCCGGCACCGTGGTGAATACCAGCGTGTACGCCTCCTTTCTGAAGGGCAACTACGACTTCGACCTCAACAGCTTTCTGGGCCTGCCCTCCAAAGCCGAGCTCTACAACTACGCTTTCCAGTCCAGCTTCTGGGGGCCTACACGTCCTACGCCCGGCAGCTGGGTCGCCTAA
- a CDS encoding TonB-dependent receptor domain-containing protein — MHANTYQRRHTGSELALGQLYQNTGRKREASAFTKLEYEVQRFTLFADVQGRTVAFDYSGSVPLGTLDWQFFNPKAGVSFAATDRATLYYSLGRTGREPTRNDLFGGSDDLLADADGKALLTSPKAEYVLDQELGLRYRRTGLELGVNAYYMDFKNEIVLNGKFGPNGLALTNNVKSSVRTGLEATARWQASRHFFLLNNSAFNYSRIREQSEKFRPVLTPALILNQEATYQAGPWAFTLNGRYQSRSFIDFANSATIGEYALLNARVQFSTCHYQLTAFANNLTDTKYFNNGSVELDGTRKYFVQAPRNYYLSFQYIF, encoded by the coding sequence CTGCATGCCAACACCTACCAGCGCCGGCACACCGGCAGTGAGCTGGCGTTGGGGCAGCTGTACCAGAATACCGGCCGCAAGCGGGAGGCCAGCGCCTTTACCAAGCTGGAGTACGAAGTGCAGCGCTTCACCCTGTTTGCCGATGTGCAGGGCCGCACCGTCGCCTTCGACTATAGTGGCTCCGTGCCGCTGGGTACCCTGGACTGGCAGTTTTTCAATCCCAAAGCCGGAGTGAGCTTTGCCGCTACCGACCGGGCCACGCTTTACTACAGCCTGGGCCGCACCGGCCGGGAGCCCACCCGCAACGACCTGTTTGGCGGCAGCGACGACCTGCTGGCGGATGCCGACGGCAAGGCCCTGCTCACCAGCCCCAAGGCCGAGTACGTGCTTGACCAGGAGCTGGGGCTGCGCTACCGGCGCACCGGCCTGGAACTAGGGGTAAATGCCTACTACATGGATTTCAAGAACGAAATCGTGCTCAACGGCAAGTTCGGTCCGAATGGACTGGCCCTGACCAACAACGTGAAAAGCAGCGTACGTACCGGCCTGGAAGCTACAGCCCGGTGGCAGGCGTCGCGGCACTTCTTTCTGCTGAATAACTCGGCCTTCAACTACAGCCGCATCCGGGAGCAAAGCGAGAAATTCCGGCCGGTACTCACGCCAGCTTTGATTCTCAACCAGGAGGCCACGTACCAGGCCGGGCCCTGGGCTTTCACCCTGAACGGCCGCTACCAAAGCCGCTCTTTCATTGATTTTGCCAACTCGGCCACGATAGGGGAGTACGCCCTGCTCAATGCCCGGGTGCAGTTTAGCACGTGCCACTACCAGCTCACGGCCTTCGCCAATAACCTCACGGACACGAAGTACTTCAACAACGGCAGTGTGGAGCTCGACGGGACTCGGAAGTATTTTGTGCAAGCACCCCGCAATTATTACCTCAGCTTCCAGTACATCTTCTAG
- a CDS encoding AAA family ATPase, with protein MIKGFVFGKFLPFHRGHEQLIHFALRHCDRLTVLVCASDLETVPGPLRQAWIQETYATEARVYVQLLEYRESELPNTSETSLPVATVWADLFQQFLPGYSVVVTSEPYGELVAARMGIRHVAFDMARQLVPVSASLIRADRQRYWSFLPVSVRPYYCRKVVVLGAESTGKTTLATQLAAHFAASLVLEAARDLIADSNHFTEEDLQLVVAEHTRRIAQAERGPAPLSSSIPTCTSPSRTPG; from the coding sequence ATGATTAAGGGCTTCGTTTTCGGTAAGTTTCTGCCTTTTCACCGCGGGCACGAGCAGCTCATCCATTTCGCGCTCCGGCACTGCGACCGGCTCACCGTGCTGGTATGCGCCAGTGACCTGGAAACCGTGCCCGGCCCGTTGCGCCAAGCCTGGATTCAGGAAACCTACGCCACCGAAGCCCGCGTGTACGTGCAGCTGCTCGAATACCGGGAAAGTGAGCTGCCCAACACCTCCGAAACGTCTCTGCCCGTGGCCACCGTATGGGCCGACCTGTTCCAGCAGTTCTTGCCTGGATACTCGGTAGTGGTTACCTCAGAGCCCTATGGCGAACTGGTGGCCGCCCGCATGGGCATCCGGCACGTGGCCTTCGATATGGCCCGGCAGCTGGTGCCCGTGTCGGCTTCGCTCATTCGGGCCGACCGGCAGCGGTACTGGTCGTTTTTGCCCGTCAGCGTTAGGCCCTACTACTGCCGCAAGGTGGTAGTGCTAGGCGCTGAGTCGACGGGCAAAACTACCCTGGCTACCCAGTTGGCCGCGCATTTTGCAGCTTCCCTGGTTTTGGAAGCCGCCCGTGACCTGATTGCCGACTCCAACCACTTCACGGAGGAAGATCTGCAGCTGGTGGTGGCCGAGCACACCCGCCGCATTGCCCAGGCCGAGCGGGGCCCAGCGCCCTTGTCGTCATCGATACCGACGTGCACATCACCCAGTCGTACGCCCGGCTGA
- a CDS encoding AAA family ATPase has translation MHITQSYARLTWGQELPVDVGVYATQRADLYLYLAADVPFVQDGTRLAAPEQFRLDLSHRQTLHDHNVPTVELSGSWQQRFERAVALIQQLLAE, from the coding sequence GTGCACATCACCCAGTCGTACGCCCGGCTGACTTGGGGCCAGGAGCTGCCCGTAGACGTTGGCGTGTACGCCACCCAGCGCGCCGACCTGTACCTGTATCTGGCCGCCGACGTGCCCTTTGTGCAGGACGGCACCCGCCTGGCCGCGCCCGAGCAGTTCCGCCTTGACCTTTCGCACCGGCAAACCCTGCACGACCACAACGTGCCAACAGTGGAGCTGAGCGGCAGTTGGCAGCAGCGCTTCGAACGAGCCGTAGCATTAATTCAGCAGCTACTCGCAGAATAA
- a CDS encoding MSEP-CTERM sorting domain-containing protein, whose product MPRWMVPTDLLLYVGTFLMPTLAYALFALVVRLTPTDPLPPVAINFLLAFVGPLAWYIVLVLPFSALEVISPSWFWNVALSAVLSVGVLGFLFFLVRGVYIMGLRRAEDAELHFVWKLLVSLLLPLVGLLVNNGLFWGSLFNANSREDGIFGNFNDPWFYILAVLNGILLCIPDQANRWARLVVFLGRCVLLSYTFYFFVVFLPYLPLSILAIILIGLGFLMLTPLILLVVHVRELATDLEYLQQFFSRRWLQAGLVAGALALPLVITGRYVHDRRTLHEALAYRYSPDFSQPYDLDAQTLASTLKVIKQHKERQFDFSMGRQVPYLSTYFNWLVLDNLTLSDDKIASLEQVFLGSEPAVEEEEGPRFTAQATTTRPALTGLTARSQYDARQQTWVSWLDLQVTNTDSTETAGEYSTSLALPVGCFVGGYYLDINGRREPGILSEKKAAAWVYAQIVNETQVRDPGLLAYDDQGRISLRVYPVVRQAARTTGIQLLHKEPLVLTVDNRRITLGDSTARPLTAAILTPGKEVAYVSAAAKQRLPLVRRTPYYHFLLDVSAAAGSQKAAYARRVKGLLAAQGSTAAARFTLVDAYAQPVTDPAKWENELAQHESQGGFYLEGALRQVLFDTQQHPGPTYPVLVVVTDKFDQAILPANLAELSSAYPESNHFYLLAADGSLEPHSLRQNARAVVAEPQLPTTARPVRAWPSAARPQAYLSDNGAADIVLNQAELAVPPAGTAGSRWQTGLLLHGYQQWQAFHPAVSDEQRVPFLQASFRTGIMTSFTAYLALENDAQKAALSRKQQQVLNANTALDLDESTDNTTTNVPIDEEVWVLLAAGLLLAFLQLRRTIHLG is encoded by the coding sequence GTGCCGCGCTGGATGGTGCCCACCGACCTGCTGCTTTATGTGGGCACTTTCCTGATGCCCACGCTGGCCTACGCCTTGTTTGCCCTAGTCGTGCGCCTCACGCCCACCGACCCACTGCCGCCGGTGGCCATCAATTTTCTGCTGGCCTTTGTGGGGCCGTTGGCGTGGTATATTGTGCTTGTGCTGCCTTTCTCGGCCCTGGAGGTCATTTCCCCGAGCTGGTTCTGGAATGTAGCATTATCGGCCGTGCTGAGTGTAGGGGTGCTCGGTTTCCTATTTTTCCTGGTCCGCGGCGTGTATATCATGGGGCTACGCCGGGCCGAAGACGCCGAGTTGCACTTCGTCTGGAAGCTGCTGGTGAGCCTGCTACTGCCGCTGGTGGGTCTGCTGGTCAATAACGGGCTTTTCTGGGGTAGCTTGTTTAATGCCAATAGTCGGGAAGACGGCATCTTCGGCAACTTTAACGACCCCTGGTTTTACATCCTGGCAGTGCTCAACGGCATTCTGCTTTGCATTCCGGATCAGGCCAACCGCTGGGCGCGGCTGGTGGTGTTTCTGGGGCGCTGCGTGTTGCTGAGCTACACGTTCTACTTTTTCGTGGTTTTCCTGCCGTATCTGCCCCTGTCCATTCTGGCCATCATTCTCATCGGCCTGGGCTTTCTGATGCTCACGCCCCTGATTCTGCTGGTGGTGCACGTGCGGGAGCTAGCCACCGACCTGGAGTATCTGCAGCAGTTTTTCTCCCGCCGCTGGCTGCAGGCGGGGCTGGTGGCCGGGGCTCTGGCTTTGCCGCTCGTTATTACGGGCCGCTACGTGCACGACCGCCGCACGCTGCACGAGGCGCTGGCCTACCGCTACAGCCCCGATTTCAGCCAGCCGTACGACCTTGACGCCCAGACCCTGGCCAGCACGCTTAAGGTAATCAAGCAGCACAAGGAGCGGCAATTTGACTTTTCGATGGGCCGGCAGGTGCCCTACCTTTCCACGTATTTCAACTGGCTGGTCCTCGACAATCTGACCTTGTCGGACGATAAAATTGCTTCCCTGGAACAGGTTTTCCTGGGCTCGGAGCCGGCAGTGGAGGAAGAGGAAGGCCCGCGCTTTACAGCCCAGGCCACTACCACGCGCCCAGCCCTGACCGGCCTCACCGCCCGCAGCCAGTACGATGCCCGGCAGCAGACCTGGGTAAGCTGGCTTGATCTGCAAGTAACCAATACCGACTCTACCGAAACGGCCGGTGAGTACAGCACGTCCTTGGCGCTGCCAGTGGGCTGCTTCGTGGGTGGGTATTACCTCGACATCAACGGGCGGCGGGAGCCGGGCATACTGTCGGAGAAAAAGGCGGCGGCCTGGGTCTACGCTCAGATTGTAAACGAAACCCAAGTCCGGGACCCGGGCCTACTGGCCTATGACGACCAGGGCCGCATCAGCCTGCGGGTGTACCCCGTGGTGCGGCAAGCGGCGCGTACTACCGGCATTCAGCTGCTGCACAAGGAACCCCTGGTGCTGACCGTAGATAACCGCCGCATTACCCTCGGCGACTCCACGGCCCGCCCGCTGACGGCGGCCATCCTGACGCCGGGTAAGGAAGTTGCCTACGTGAGTGCCGCGGCCAAGCAGCGCCTGCCGCTGGTACGCCGCACGCCCTACTACCACTTTCTGCTGGATGTGTCGGCAGCGGCCGGCAGCCAGAAAGCTGCCTATGCCCGCCGGGTAAAGGGTTTGCTGGCGGCGCAAGGCTCTACTGCCGCGGCCCGCTTTACCCTCGTTGACGCCTATGCCCAGCCCGTGACGGACCCTGCCAAGTGGGAAAACGAACTGGCTCAACACGAAAGTCAGGGCGGGTTTTACCTGGAAGGTGCCCTGCGGCAGGTGCTTTTCGATACCCAACAGCATCCCGGTCCTACGTACCCGGTCCTGGTAGTAGTGACCGACAAATTCGACCAGGCAATCCTGCCAGCCAACCTGGCTGAGCTAAGCAGCGCCTACCCGGAGAGTAACCATTTTTACTTGCTGGCCGCCGATGGTAGTCTGGAGCCGCACTCCCTGCGGCAGAATGCGCGGGCCGTGGTGGCTGAGCCCCAGTTGCCAACCACTGCCCGCCCGGTGCGCGCCTGGCCTTCCGCGGCCCGGCCTCAGGCCTACCTGTCCGACAATGGCGCGGCCGACATCGTGCTGAATCAGGCTGAGTTGGCCGTGCCCCCGGCCGGGACAGCCGGGAGCCGCTGGCAAACCGGCTTACTGCTGCATGGTTACCAGCAGTGGCAGGCGTTTCATCCCGCCGTCAGCGACGAGCAGCGCGTGCCGTTTCTGCAGGCCAGCTTCCGGACCGGCATCATGACGAGCTTCACGGCATATCTGGCCCTGGAGAATGACGCCCAGAAAGCAGCTCTGAGCCGCAAGCAGCAGCAGGTACTCAATGCCAATACCGCCCTCGACCTTGACGAAAGCACTGACAATACGACGACCAATGTGCCCATCGACGAGGAAGTGTGGGTGCTGCTGGCGGCGGGCCTGCTGTTGGCCTTTTTACAGCTGCGCCGCACCATACATCTGGGCTAA
- a CDS encoding type VI secretion system baseplate subunit TssG gives MLRERAGNARGSAYGGSPTLCYPHGGPGCRSNSGGLSLGNLELGRQFVLGGMYQETLPALEISLPELTTEALEGFLSDSWQARALQLLCQYFIAFETDVVLRYEVAQEAPAFVLADPNGEAPVLGYTTAGL, from the coding sequence CTGCTTCGAGAGCGTGCTGGAAACGCCCGTGGTTCTGCGTACGGTGGCTCCCCTACGCTTTGCTACCCCCACGGTGGCCCCGGCTGCCGGAGTAATAGCGGCGGACTAAGCCTGGGCAACCTGGAGCTAGGCCGGCAGTTTGTGCTGGGCGGTATGTACCAGGAAACCCTACCCGCACTGGAAATTAGCTTGCCGGAACTGACGACGGAGGCGTTAGAAGGCTTTCTGTCGGACAGTTGGCAAGCCCGGGCACTGCAGCTGCTCTGTCAGTACTTTATTGCTTTCGAAACCGATGTGGTGCTGCGCTACGAAGTAGCACAGGAAGCGCCAGCCTTTGTATTGGCTGATCCCAATGGTGAGGCGCCCGTGCTAGGCTATACAACGGCCGGCTTGTAA
- a CDS encoding TssN family type VI secretion system protein: MLTPNPEAQARSTVTTALSNARSSVQGNPTFISTLLYVLAVVFIFAVVGLGAAYSPWSYKLTFFLVMLASLLLGFAHVEAMPRWLSWFSPESNWHGPLLTGLTWLAASLGLALSSWIPWFTPVTPSLAFVTAAIPVATPYFFLAAYQAWRQVPVKQYKLWYYNPSASSPDLSRMDLSNFMVIHFWMSRRYGESLFHDFSSKAPYEMRFSDLFHIFLTDYNLIKPEQAIQYLDNDGRSYGWIFYAKQPWWKPRRYFNPDYTFRDNFIKQGNIIVAKRVAVQS, from the coding sequence ATGCTTACTCCCAATCCTGAGGCTCAGGCCCGCAGCACTGTCACGACGGCCTTGTCGAATGCCCGCTCCAGCGTGCAGGGCAACCCAACCTTCATCAGCACGCTGCTTTATGTACTGGCAGTAGTCTTCATCTTCGCCGTGGTTGGCTTGGGCGCGGCTTATAGCCCCTGGTCGTATAAGCTGACGTTTTTTCTGGTGATGCTGGCGTCCTTGCTGCTGGGCTTTGCGCACGTAGAGGCTATGCCGCGCTGGCTGTCGTGGTTTAGCCCCGAGTCGAACTGGCACGGGCCACTACTGACGGGGCTGACCTGGCTGGCCGCCAGCCTGGGCCTAGCCTTGTCGAGCTGGATACCCTGGTTTACGCCCGTCACGCCGTCTCTGGCTTTCGTAACGGCTGCCATTCCGGTGGCCACGCCCTATTTTTTCCTGGCCGCTTACCAGGCCTGGCGGCAGGTTCCGGTCAAGCAGTACAAGCTCTGGTATTACAATCCCAGCGCGTCCAGCCCCGACCTCTCGCGCATGGACCTGAGCAACTTCATGGTGATTCACTTCTGGATGTCGCGGCGCTACGGGGAGTCGCTGTTTCACGACTTCTCCTCGAAGGCACCCTACGAAATGCGCTTCAGCGACCTGTTTCACATCTTTCTGACCGATTACAACCTTATTAAGCCCGAGCAGGCCATTCAGTACCTGGACAATGACGGGCGCTCCTACGGCTGGATTTTTTACGCCAAACAGCCTTGGTGGAAGCCGCGGCGCTACTTCAATCCGGATTACACATTCCGGGATAATTTCATTAAACAGGGAAATATTATTGTAGCCAAGCGCGTCGCGGTGCAGAGCTAA